The following proteins are encoded in a genomic region of Palaemon carinicauda isolate YSFRI2023 chromosome 19, ASM3689809v2, whole genome shotgun sequence:
- the LOC137658953 gene encoding uncharacterized protein: protein MVERAHRTLKAALMARCTDEHWKAQLPWVLLGLRTAPRADGEPSPAEKVYDEALTVPGELFPATTNDTKLDHLREIAGKFRPCLKTYKDRTRHFTPKNLDDCDYFFIRVDAHRQPLTSPYRSPYEVVRRIAKSFLLNVQEQEDRVTIDRLKPAYLESNKKITAGPGRPRIPPQNKSSTRREKTTKRQE from the coding sequence ATGGTCGAGAGAGCTCATCGCAcactcaaggcagccctgatggcgagatgtacggacgaacattggaaagcgcaactcccgtgggtcctccttggccttcgcaccgctcccagggcagacggcgaaccttctccTGCAGAGAAGGTCTACGACGAGGCACTTACAGTCCCTGGCGAATTATTCCCTGCAACTACCAACGACACCAAGCTGGATCACCTGAGAGAAATCGCtgggaaattcagaccatgcctgaaaacatacaaggacaggaccagacacttcacgcccaagaacctagacgactgcgactacttcttcatccgggtcgatgctcaccgccaaccCCTGACTAGCCCTTATCGCAGCCCTTACGAGGTTGTCAGAAGAATAGCCAAATCTTTCCTCCTGAACGTCCAAGAACAAGAAGATAGGGTGACAATCGACCGATTAAAACCAGCATACCTTGAAAGCAACAAAAAGATCACTgcgggccctggtagacccaggattccacctcagaacaaatcatccaccagaCGGGAGAAAACCACGAAACGACAGGAGTAA
- the LOC137658954 gene encoding uncharacterized protein, with amino-acid sequence MGRFYSWPFIITDVKHPLVGADSLAHHGLLVDVAGKRLIDTGTCRTYPLRAGPGITPISAVVAQHYAALLHEFPDVFKPELRQLPGFPSKHGVYHHINTTGPPTHAKFRRLLLQKLRDAKHAFENIEWMGICKKASSPWASPLHMVKIPDGTWRPRGDYRRLTSSQRQTTTLCQICKTSPVPFMGQNSLLRWTFSNHTFKFLCSQRTCLRPPS; translated from the coding sequence atggggcgattttactcttggcccttcaTCATCACTGACGTCAAACACCCCCTCGTTGGCGCTGACTCCCTGGCTCACCATGGCCTCCTCGTCGACGTCGCCGGGAAACGACTCATCGACACCGGGACATGCCGAACCTACCCACTACGAGCTGGTCCGGGTATCACACCAATCTCCGCCGTCGTAGCGCAGCATTACGCCGCCCTTCTTCACGAGTTCCCCGACGTTTTCAAGCCGGAACTTCGACAATTGCCGGGATTCCCCTCCAAGCATGGGGTCTACCACCACATAAACACAACAGGACCTCCCACCCACGCCAAGTTCCGCCGCCTCCTTCTGCAGAAGCTGAGAGATGCCAAACATGCCTTCGAAAACATAGAAtggatgggcatatgcaagaaggcgtccagccctTGGGCATCTCCGCTCCACATGGTAAAGATACCGGACGGAACATGGAGGCCCCGCGGTGACTACCGGCGcctaacctcatcacaacgccagaccactaccctctgccaaatatgcaagacctcaccagtGCCCTTCATGGGGCAAAATTCTTTactaagatggaccttctcaaatcatactttcaagttcctgtgttcccagaggacatgcctaagaccgccatcataa